GCGGTAGGTGCGCAGCTGGTCCCGCGCGATGTGACAGTTCTTCTCCCGGTGCTCCTGCGCGGCTCTGCTTTTAGCCGCTTTCGCTTCGCGCTGCAGACGCTCTTCCTTCCAGGCGCGTAGCAGTCGCTGCTGTTTGTCGCGGCGCGCCTCTTCGGTGGGTGCGGCGGGCGCCGATCGCGGTTGCGATTCGATAGCCACGCTCTCGGCGGCCTCCTTATTCGGAGGCTTATCGCCGAAGTGCACCCGACCCTGGGCATCCACCCAGCGAAAGACCTCGCTGTGGACCGGAGATGCAAGCAGCATCAAACCAAGCAGGAGCGCGGTGAGAAGGGGGGTGTGCGAGGGGGTACAAAAAAGCCGCGGGAGGCGATGGCCTGCCCGCGGCGTGTTGCTCGGTACTACCGGCATTCGTTCAACCGCAAAGCTGTTTGAGTATGGTGGCCAGCTTGGAGGTGGAATTGTGCTCGCCGGTATTCTTGGGATAGATCAGGTACATGGGTACGGAGCGCACCCGCCCGCGTTCCAGCGGTAATACCTTCAAATCGCCATTGCGTACCGCA
This genomic window from Pseudomonadota bacterium contains:
- a CDS encoding DUF4124 domain-containing protein, with protein sequence MPVVPSNTPRAGHRLPRLFCTPSHTPLLTALLLGLMLLASPVHSEVFRWVDAQGRVHFGDKPPNKEAAESVAIESQPRSAPAAPTEEARRDKQQRLLRAWKEERLQREAKAAKSRAAQEHREKNCHIARDQLRTYRNASTLYDLDQHGKRRILSDADHKKALREAEENVAHWCG